One region of Glycine max cultivar Williams 82 chromosome 9, Glycine_max_v4.0, whole genome shotgun sequence genomic DNA includes:
- the LOC100793860 gene encoding protein NRT1/ PTR FAMILY 7.3 isoform X2 has translation MEEKINKEHQVCTSDGAIDSHGHPAVRKKTGDWVAAILILVNQGLATLAFFGVGVNLVLFLTRVMGQDNAEAANSVSKWTGTVYLFSLLGAFLSDSYWGRYMTCAIFQVIFVIGLVSLSLSSYIFLLKPSGCGNKELPCGSHSSYQTILFYVSIYLIALGNGGYQPNIATFGADQFDEGDPREQHSKIVFFSYFYLALNIGSLFSNTILNYFEDDGLWTLGFWASAGSAALALILFLCGTRRYRYFKPNGNPLPRFCQVFVAATRKWKAKVLQDDKLYEVDEFSTNEGRKMLHTEGFRFLDKAAFITSKNFKQMEESKCSPWYLSTVTQVEEVKCILRLLPIWLCTILYSVVFAQMASLFVEQGDAMDTRISRFHIPPASMSTFDILSVAVVIFIYRRVLDPLVARTMKSKGLTELQRMGIGLVLAIMAMVSAGLVEHFRLKNAIEDCNECEGSSSLSIFWQVPQYVLVGASEVFMYVGQLEFFNAQTPDGLKSFGSALCMTSISLGNYVSSLLVAIVMKISATDEMPGWIPGNLNKGHLDMFYFLLAALTAADLVIYVLMARWYKYIKFQGNNDNGINKEDPEVGL, from the exons ATGGAAGAAAAGATTAATAAGGAGCACCAGGTTTGCACATCCGATGGAGCTATTGATAGCCATGGTCATCCTGCAGTTCGAAAGAAAACGGGTGACTGGGTTGCTGCAATTTTGATTTTAG TGAATCAAGGGCTTGCTACTTTGGCATTCTTTGGAGTTGGAGTGAATTTGGTACTGTTTTTGACGAGAGTGATGGGTCAAGATAATGCTGAAGCAGCCAACAGTGTGAGCAAGTGGACAGGGACGGTTTacctcttctctcttcttgGAGCCTTTCTTAGTGACTCTTACTGGGGAAGGTATATGACCTGTGCCATCTTCCAGGTCATATTTGTTATT GGTTTGGTGTCATTATCACTATCATCTTACATATTTCTACTGAAGCCTAGTGGTTGTGGAAATAAAGAGTTACCATGTGGATCACACTCATCATACCAAACGATTTTATTCTATGTTTCCATATACCTAATAGCTCTAGGAAATGGAGGATACCAACCTAACATTGCTACATTTGGGGCTGATCAATTTGATGAAGGAGATCCCAGGGAACAACAttcaaaaattgtatttttcagCTATTTTTATTTGGCTTTGAACATTGGGTCACTCTTCTCCAACACCATATTGAATTATTTTGAGGATGATGGACTATGGACTTTGGGGTTCTGGGCTTCAGCTGGCTCTGCTGCTCTGGcattgattttgtttctttgtgGCACACGAAGGTATAGATACTTTAAGCCTAATGGAAACCCTCTTCCTAGATTTTGCCAAGTTTTTGTGGCTGCTACAAGAAAATGGAAGGCCAAGGTGCTACAAGATGATAAACTTTACGAGGTTGATGAATTCTCAACCAATGAAGGGAGAAAAATGCTCCACACCGAAGGATTCAG GTTCTTAGACAAAGCAGCATTTATCACATCAAAGAATTTCAAACAAATGGAAGAGAGTAAATGCAGTCCATGGTATCTATCCACTGTGACACAAGTAGAAGAAGTGAAATGCATACTAAGACTACTCCCAATTTGGCTATGCACCATATTGTACTCAGTTGTTTTTGCTCAAATGGCGTCACTTTTTGTGGAGCAAGGTGATGCCATGGACACCAGAATTTCAAGGTTCCACATTCCTCCAGCAAGCATGTCCACCTTTGACATTCTAAGTGTAGCTGTTGTCATCTTCATTTATAGGCGAGTTCTCGACCCTCTCGTGGCTAGAACAATGAAATCAAAAGGACTCACTGAGCTTCAAAGGATGGGAATTGGCCTAGTCCTAGCAATTATGGCCATGGTCTCAGCAGGATTGGTAGAACACTTTAGGCTAAAGAATGCAATAGAAGATTGCAATGAATGTGAAGGGTCTAGTTCGCTTTCCATATTTTGGCAAGTGCCACAATATGTGCTTGTGGGAGCATCAGAGGTTTTCATGTATGTGGGTCAATTAGAGTTCTTCAATGCACAAACACCTGATGGATTAAAGAGCTTTGGTAGTGCACTTTGCATGACTTCAATATCACTAGGAAACTACGTTAGTAGCTTGCTTGTTGCAATTGTGATGAAGATTTCTGCCACTGATGAGATGCCAGGATGGATCCCAGGAAACTTGAACAAAGGACATTTGGATATGTTTTACTTCCTCTTAGCAGCACTCACTGCAGCAGACCTTGTAATTTATGTACTAATGGCTAGGTGgtataaatatatcaaatttcaaGGGAACAATGATAATGGCATCAACAAAGAAGACCCTGAAGTAGGACTGTAG
- the LOC100793860 gene encoding protein NRT1/ PTR FAMILY 7.3 isoform X1, giving the protein MGCLYFLRKDTMEEKINKEHQVCTSDGAIDSHGHPAVRKKTGDWVAAILILVNQGLATLAFFGVGVNLVLFLTRVMGQDNAEAANSVSKWTGTVYLFSLLGAFLSDSYWGRYMTCAIFQVIFVIGLVSLSLSSYIFLLKPSGCGNKELPCGSHSSYQTILFYVSIYLIALGNGGYQPNIATFGADQFDEGDPREQHSKIVFFSYFYLALNIGSLFSNTILNYFEDDGLWTLGFWASAGSAALALILFLCGTRRYRYFKPNGNPLPRFCQVFVAATRKWKAKVLQDDKLYEVDEFSTNEGRKMLHTEGFRFLDKAAFITSKNFKQMEESKCSPWYLSTVTQVEEVKCILRLLPIWLCTILYSVVFAQMASLFVEQGDAMDTRISRFHIPPASMSTFDILSVAVVIFIYRRVLDPLVARTMKSKGLTELQRMGIGLVLAIMAMVSAGLVEHFRLKNAIEDCNECEGSSSLSIFWQVPQYVLVGASEVFMYVGQLEFFNAQTPDGLKSFGSALCMTSISLGNYVSSLLVAIVMKISATDEMPGWIPGNLNKGHLDMFYFLLAALTAADLVIYVLMARWYKYIKFQGNNDNGINKEDPEVGL; this is encoded by the exons ATGGGTTGTTTGTATTTTCTTAGAAAG GACACAATGGAAGAAAAGATTAATAAGGAGCACCAGGTTTGCACATCCGATGGAGCTATTGATAGCCATGGTCATCCTGCAGTTCGAAAGAAAACGGGTGACTGGGTTGCTGCAATTTTGATTTTAG TGAATCAAGGGCTTGCTACTTTGGCATTCTTTGGAGTTGGAGTGAATTTGGTACTGTTTTTGACGAGAGTGATGGGTCAAGATAATGCTGAAGCAGCCAACAGTGTGAGCAAGTGGACAGGGACGGTTTacctcttctctcttcttgGAGCCTTTCTTAGTGACTCTTACTGGGGAAGGTATATGACCTGTGCCATCTTCCAGGTCATATTTGTTATT GGTTTGGTGTCATTATCACTATCATCTTACATATTTCTACTGAAGCCTAGTGGTTGTGGAAATAAAGAGTTACCATGTGGATCACACTCATCATACCAAACGATTTTATTCTATGTTTCCATATACCTAATAGCTCTAGGAAATGGAGGATACCAACCTAACATTGCTACATTTGGGGCTGATCAATTTGATGAAGGAGATCCCAGGGAACAACAttcaaaaattgtatttttcagCTATTTTTATTTGGCTTTGAACATTGGGTCACTCTTCTCCAACACCATATTGAATTATTTTGAGGATGATGGACTATGGACTTTGGGGTTCTGGGCTTCAGCTGGCTCTGCTGCTCTGGcattgattttgtttctttgtgGCACACGAAGGTATAGATACTTTAAGCCTAATGGAAACCCTCTTCCTAGATTTTGCCAAGTTTTTGTGGCTGCTACAAGAAAATGGAAGGCCAAGGTGCTACAAGATGATAAACTTTACGAGGTTGATGAATTCTCAACCAATGAAGGGAGAAAAATGCTCCACACCGAAGGATTCAG GTTCTTAGACAAAGCAGCATTTATCACATCAAAGAATTTCAAACAAATGGAAGAGAGTAAATGCAGTCCATGGTATCTATCCACTGTGACACAAGTAGAAGAAGTGAAATGCATACTAAGACTACTCCCAATTTGGCTATGCACCATATTGTACTCAGTTGTTTTTGCTCAAATGGCGTCACTTTTTGTGGAGCAAGGTGATGCCATGGACACCAGAATTTCAAGGTTCCACATTCCTCCAGCAAGCATGTCCACCTTTGACATTCTAAGTGTAGCTGTTGTCATCTTCATTTATAGGCGAGTTCTCGACCCTCTCGTGGCTAGAACAATGAAATCAAAAGGACTCACTGAGCTTCAAAGGATGGGAATTGGCCTAGTCCTAGCAATTATGGCCATGGTCTCAGCAGGATTGGTAGAACACTTTAGGCTAAAGAATGCAATAGAAGATTGCAATGAATGTGAAGGGTCTAGTTCGCTTTCCATATTTTGGCAAGTGCCACAATATGTGCTTGTGGGAGCATCAGAGGTTTTCATGTATGTGGGTCAATTAGAGTTCTTCAATGCACAAACACCTGATGGATTAAAGAGCTTTGGTAGTGCACTTTGCATGACTTCAATATCACTAGGAAACTACGTTAGTAGCTTGCTTGTTGCAATTGTGATGAAGATTTCTGCCACTGATGAGATGCCAGGATGGATCCCAGGAAACTTGAACAAAGGACATTTGGATATGTTTTACTTCCTCTTAGCAGCACTCACTGCAGCAGACCTTGTAATTTATGTACTAATGGCTAGGTGgtataaatatatcaaatttcaaGGGAACAATGATAATGGCATCAACAAAGAAGACCCTGAAGTAGGACTGTAG